ACAGTTCAGGCAGCATTCGTTTATGATGGAACCTTGCTCAGTAATCTTTATTTTCAAAGCCGAGGCAGTGGATTCTGGTCTCCAATACAATGATCCCATCTTCCTATAAACAAAAGGCAATGGCCCACAGCTGTTCTGGTCATAGGAGGGAACAATTGGGAGGTCACTGAATTCTGTGACGTCCGGACTATGCACTAATATATAGTGAGCAATCTCTGTCTTGTAGATATCAGTACCCAGAATCCTTAGCTCTGGTTCACCATACCAAAAGCCCAGATCTTGCAAAGAAGCTTGGTACAAAGAGAGAAGTTCGGACAACGGGAAGGAGAACTTAAAGTTACCATAACGAGAAGCTGATTGGTTGAAAGCTGAAGAGTTGGCAAACTGTTCCCTTACTTTCTCTTCATACATTATGGCCATCTCTGGTGAAAGCAAACCCTTTACGTTCTCCAAAGCCCGTTGGCGGCCTCCATCAATGTCATCTAAGGAGATGCTTGCACTCCAGAATGACAGGTCCTTAAATTCAGGTCTGGATTGTATCTCTGTTGCTTTGAAACCATCTTGTTTATAAACTTCATACATGGAGAACAGGTCGGTGACGTGTTGTAGGTTGGACACCAGGAATGGAAATTGGGTATGTTGGAAGTGATGGAGCTTCACCTGCTCGAGCCTTTCAAGCATTTTCCTCCCACCATCGTTCAGTTGAGATTTGCCAGCAATCAAGGTGGAAGAAATATCTATAATGGATAAAAGTTTCCCCCGTGTAAAAGAGCTTGACTTTCTTCTTGAGATAAAAAAGTCCTGAAGGTCTTCTTCTTTATTATTGTCCCCATTTCTTGACATTTCCATAATGTCTGAGTCTCAGTTTCGAATCCTGTGCCTTCTAGTGTCTCTGCTGTCCACACAAATGTCAACGTTCTCAGGAGAGTTGTAGGTTATATAAAGCACAAGGTACACACACAGACGATGTAGATCACCCTATAGGAAGAAAGTAGCAGAAATGAGGTGAAATGTTTCATGTGTTATTGGTACAGCTGTGTGGTTTCACAAGCTCCTTGTAAAAAATACCAGGTTTCTTCTTTTTTACTATTctatagttttaaccacttgaagaacaggccttttctgacacttattttttttttacaagtaaacatcaatattttttgctggaaaattacttagaacccccaaataatatgtatatatatatgtatatatttttagcagaggccctagagtgCGGGTACCCAACCAGTAGATCTCAGAAAGGTGACTGGTAGATGGAGGTCTGGgattgctgacccaccattccatgcttcaggtcagtgtgaaactATACACTGGAgataatagtatagggctgttttcacactgatgtgctgcagtttacccacaccgtgggtgcagtaCAGTGTACATGCAACTTTCCTGtgtgtttgctgcacttagccatagacttctattatatcctgtgggtttgatgcactttctgaatgcaggagttttggtaaGCTTTCAGAaattgcaccacacctgcaggatataatagaagtctattgcgaagtgcagctaacccagtaaagttgcagatgcactgcgctgcacctggggtgtaggtaaaccgcagcacattaaTGTGACCGCAGCCTTATAGGTGGCTCAGAACAGTAAGAGTTTATTTACATTTTGCAGTTaattggagtatctttatctgctgatttataaaactttctggaatacacatatttttattgtggtgtaggatctgggcctgctttctttctttctttctttctttctttctttctttctttctttctttctttctttctttctttttctttcgttCTTTCGTTCTTTCGTTCTTTCGTTCTTtcgttctttttcttttctttctccctccatccatccctcattcatctccgactctaaccacaccccctttagagCCACGTCCATTTAAGTCACGCCCACTGtttcacgtaaaccatgcccaCTTTGCGCGCCGCATTTTActattttgctatgtcacgcctacaaacaaatgccctgccccctaattatagcaaggctctgcctacatgcaaaaaagtgtcccttaattttttttacaatgttggcaactatgccaggggtgtacacatatcACAGGTGCAGCAGAAGTTACACGCCCTgtaatggttggtgggtgtagcacctgccaagtatGACCCTACAAGTGAATGAGGCATCTCTGTAAGGGCCCTGCAACCATGTACAGCAAacaagggttaaagcaggcagtgttgtgttactttctcaccacctgctttaaccccttggaccccgcaaaAGCATGCAGTAGCAGGGCCCCATTTACTTGAGTGGGGCGTGATTGGCAGGTGGTAACaccccaccaaaagcaacagggggtttaattcctgtTGTGGCATGTGTATGTAACAAAGTCTTCATcctctctatcgaaaagccagtggcgtgcaaaacacacctcaaaaacttccacccggtgccaaaaaaaagtgcccacacataaagagtgaaacacaaaaacgtgcaacgggtgtacagagtcctccactagggaaggaccttaccctgatcccccggggcgttaggctccagacagggactgaggtactcagacaaagggtccatccggccgaaaccaggcggacccccacaactggaaggactgccgaagcagaccaacccaagtacagtggggctctcccgaagagagacccctcaaaggagagggcgaaccaagccaaaaggcctatgtccaccccctcccaaaactttcagagtaggcccgaggacccacaccctactcgccacacagtgacaaaacgtgtatacaaagacaaccaaaaaaaaaagacaaaaaggtgacaaacaggggtaaaagaaagagtggggaagatagtgagatgggagagtgaaagtggccattgtgctatacaatggccggccctccggccaggcataaaaatttcccctggtcctggccaaaaggcccggcccaagaggcaggtgcgaaaaacgtgtgttgtggtgaagtgaccatggtgccataaaatcaagtgctttcacaccgtgactatacggcacccctgaactgccacttcaggggcacattcaccactggcttttcgaaaaagccctgatccacagcccagaccacagcagcccccaccccaggcagaaaggtatggagttctggaagcttggagagagcccttgccatcaggcttcaccgtcattccgtccctcctacctaattacatttgggaaatactggctgctcccccggtgggagcaagaggagccagcgttctctcccaaataactgtccagagctagagctgccccaatccaggccagaaggccaggatcccgaccctccgccaagaccgaatggttctccgtccccatcagaaggcttccctttcggctacaaaccgctccgagttaccttcactccagcaggttttgcatagcaaccgcaatcccatctctatctcgccatagatcagggacagaagcaagcgccacctcctggaaactgataagaacagatactagatttgatcttagccaaagggccgagaagcaattagcaataatcacgcctcagttgaccctcattggctatgatactgccactgcgcaaagcaaggggacccccagatcccggccctttcccctgtgtgaaatggtaagggctaccattttacaaaaaaactgtcaaaaatgttaaaaatgacaagagacagtttttgacaattcctttatttcttctttcttctaacttctttcttccttcatgcttcggtttcttcctccatcttcttcctcttctggttcttctggttgttaTGGTTCTTCTGGTGTTCTGGGCCGGGAACTggggcctggatctggggccagaatctgggggtccccttgttaaagtgggcatccagattccgataagccccccgcccgcagacccacacaaccaccggccagagttgtggggatgaggcccttgtcctcatcaacatggggacaaggtgctttggggggctaccccaaagcaccctcccaatgttgagggcatgtggcctggtacagttcaggaggggggggcgctctctcgtcgtcccctcttttcctgcagcctgccaggttgtgtgctcggataagggtctggtatggatttttggggggaccccacgccaattttttttttaattttggcgcggggttccccttaaaatccataccagacctgaagggcctggtattgaatttagggagaccccccacgtaatttttttttaaattttggttcggggttcccctgtggggaattcccatgccgtttttttatcaatgaacttttatatgtattgtcgggagactcgggaccggcaattcattaatagccgcgagtagttttaaatgactttttttcctttgaaatgtcattttgctgtcagactgttctaaacacgggaaacatgcgcccctttacaggcatactatagacaccccccaggtacgaaatttaaagggatattacacttttattgtttgactttaagcattattaaaatcactgctcccgaaaaaagggccgtttttaaaacttttttttgtattgatccatgtcccctggggcaggacccaggttcccaaacactttttatgacaataccatgcatattaaccttttaaatgagcacttttgatttctcccatagacttttaaagagtgctttcgaatttgccacaaacaccccaaattgttcactgttcagcgaactggcgaacagccgatgttcgagtggaacatgagttcgactcgaactcaaagctcatccctacccataacctgaccttgggttgtccttctcgtatctaataccaccaagtacccggccacctatcggtagaagagaaaagtgcaacaagtccaaacttaggaagaaatcaatagatctctaacaattgacctaaggtaactactcctggcaagtacatctgtgaggagcatccctgaccctacgttcacacctatgcgttttttagtgcattttgcagtttgcagaaatgcactacagtccatttaacatggtttactatagtactagttcacatctatgcgttttgcggcgggtgcgtttttggaaagggtcggggacttttttcactgCAATTGGCAGCTAATATGGACTTCAATAGAGCTTCACCAGAAATGCAAGGTGCATTTTGTTATGTGTTTTGCgtttcttattttaccactgtatatagctggttgctaagcaggggtgTGGGAAGCCAGCCCCcgtgtccttagcaaccgatgagtcatcagcagtCAGTGGGGtgccccgctgaaagctgaatgtaaaaaaaaaaatttgtcgccaaaaaaatttgagaaaaaaaatggcgtggggttccccccccagatctataccaggccctagtatggattcggaggggaccccccacaccaaaattataaaaaaaacataccagacccttatatgagcatgctgccaggcaggtcaggaaagggaggggactagcgagtgccccccctgaaccataccagactgcatgccctcaacatgggggggggcggggagtttggggcaggggggctttgcgccccccaccccaaagcaccttgcccccatgttgatgaggacaagggcctcttcccaacaaccctggccggtggttgtcggggtctgcgggcagggggcttatcggaatctggaagccccctttaacaaggggacccccagatcccgcccccccatgtgaatgggtatcacctaccaattcaccaaaaaagcagtgaaaagtaagaaaaaaaaaacaagagccagtttttgacaatttctttattagtaAATTAGCTCTGAGCCGTCGTCTCTCCCGGTGCCCTCGTCTTCTTCCGTCATCGTTTTCTCCCCGAGCTGTCATCTACCTGTGCCCTCGTCTTCTTCCGTCACCGTTTTCTCCCTGAGCTGTCATCTCTCGGTGCCCTCGTCTTCTTCCATCACCGTTTTCTCCCCGAGCTGTCATCTCCCGGTGTTGTCGTCTTCTTCCGTCACCGTTTTCTCCCCAAGCTGTCATCTCCCGgtgtcgtcttcttcttcttcttcctcgccactgccggttacccgctaaaaaaaacaaaaaagaagctgGTCTTGCTGCaaagctgtcttcctccgttgttaTGTTCCCCGCTGTCTGGTgcctcttatataggcatggggcatggccaGCCAATGATGTTGCTcagagagcccgccccttgtgacatcacaaggggcctggtatggacctggggagggaaccccacgcctttttt
This window of the Aquarana catesbeiana isolate 2022-GZ linkage group LG01, ASM4218655v1, whole genome shotgun sequence genome carries:
- the LOC141130296 gene encoding uncharacterized protein isoform X1; amino-acid sequence: MEMSRNGDNNKEEDLQDFFISRRKSSSFTRGKLLSIIDISSTLIAGKSQLNDGGRKMLERLEQVKLHHFQHTQFPFLVSNLQHVTDLFSMYEVYKQDGFKATEIQSRPEFKDLSFWSASISLDDIDGGRQRALENVKGLLSPEMAIMYEEKVREQFANSSAFNQSASRYGNFKFSFPLSELLSLYQASLQDLGFWYGEPELRILGTDIYKTEIAHYILVHSPDVTEFSDLPIVPSYDQNSCGPLPFVYRKMGSLYWRPESTASALKIKITEQGSIINECCLNCDFFITNGYCRHTEEGIYSVWNHLIFAFHLPGDRLLRVPKHQLLQKLTTCNTEEPYLGKESLEPEAARKIIQRLKEDFIMSGRQ